A part of Aquibium oceanicum genomic DNA contains:
- the rpsO gene encoding 30S ribosomal protein S15, with product MSITAERKQELLKEYATATGDTGSPEVQVAILSERIKNLTEHFKGHAKDNHSRRGLLKLVSQRRSLLDYLKRKDQGRYQTLIERLGLRR from the coding sequence ATGTCGATTACTGCCGAGCGCAAGCAGGAACTGCTCAAGGAATACGCGACCGCGACGGGCGACACGGGTTCGCCCGAAGTCCAGGTCGCCATCCTGTCGGAGCGCATCAAGAATCTGACCGAACACTTCAAGGGCCATGCCAAGGACAACCATTCCCGGCGCGGCCTCCTGAAGCTGGTCTCCCAGCGCCGCTCCCTCCTCGACTACCTGAAGAGGAAGGACCAGGGGCGCTACCAGACGCTGATCGAGAGACTCGGACTGCGTCGCTAG